One region of Nitrospira sp. genomic DNA includes:
- a CDS encoding outer membrane beta-barrel protein yields the protein MWVPILLIMLIGSLWHPVSGRSAEFGEIDLGAYLLGSWPHDEPIFNQGSTVAGSIRQGVGVGLKIGLFPHATHRMLGLEIDSSGHGGALSFPNHANGHDNGTGRSNLLVLNTMFNLVLRYPGEVVTPYIGIGGGWSHGTLLNPNITGRNDKDFDSARAFGHQYLAGAQVMVNSRVFVFGEYRYFSANYHWDGLALDFRAHYGLFGAGLRF from the coding sequence ATGTGGGTTCCCATCCTGCTCATCATGCTGATCGGTTCTCTCTGGCATCCGGTATCAGGCCGGAGCGCCGAATTCGGGGAAATCGATTTGGGCGCTTATCTCCTGGGAAGCTGGCCGCACGACGAGCCGATTTTCAATCAAGGCAGTACCGTGGCAGGTTCGATTCGGCAAGGAGTTGGTGTGGGCCTGAAAATCGGACTCTTCCCTCACGCCACACATCGGATGCTCGGCCTCGAGATTGATTCGTCCGGACATGGCGGTGCGTTGTCATTTCCCAATCACGCGAACGGACATGACAACGGAACCGGACGCTCGAACCTTCTGGTGCTGAATACCATGTTCAATCTGGTGCTCAGGTATCCCGGTGAGGTGGTGACGCCCTATATCGGCATCGGCGGCGGGTGGTCGCACGGGACTCTGCTCAACCCCAACATTACCGGACGGAACGACAAGGATTTCGATTCCGCCCGCGCCTTTGGCCATCAGTACCTGGCTGGCGCTCAGGTGATGGTGAACTCCAGAGTATTCGTGTTCGGCGAGTACCGGTATTTTTCCGCGAACTATCATTGGGACGGCCTCGCGCTGGATTTCCGCGCGCACTACGGGCTGTTCGGTGCGGGACTTCGCTTCTGA
- a CDS encoding alpha/beta hydrolase produces the protein MSVLDQFFVYHPSPWEERDWSAAAGVPLEDIWFQSADGTQLFGWYTEQSAASPVLLWCHGNAGNMVHRLENLRALHRLGLSVFLFDYRGYGKSQGRPSEDGLYQDAIGAYDYLTRVRRIRPERLVIFGRSLGGAVAGELATQRPAMGLLLESCFPSIEAVARHHYLGLPVHWLLGATFRLEDRLPHLSLPKLFVHGDRDDIIPISLGQRAYAAAKAPKELYVVQGADHNDVPSVGGRAYFATLSEFIARVIGR, from the coding sequence ATGAGTGTGCTGGACCAATTCTTTGTCTATCACCCGTCTCCATGGGAGGAGCGTGACTGGTCCGCCGCCGCCGGTGTGCCGTTAGAGGACATCTGGTTCCAATCCGCCGATGGAACACAACTCTTCGGGTGGTATACAGAGCAGTCTGCTGCATCTCCGGTCCTGCTCTGGTGTCACGGTAATGCCGGCAATATGGTCCACCGCCTGGAGAATCTTCGTGCCTTGCATCGGTTGGGGCTCTCGGTGTTCCTCTTCGATTATCGGGGATATGGGAAGAGCCAAGGGCGGCCATCCGAAGACGGACTCTACCAGGATGCGATCGGAGCCTATGACTATCTCACGCGTGTTCGCCGAATCAGGCCCGAGCGGCTCGTGATTTTCGGCCGGTCGCTGGGTGGGGCGGTGGCCGGAGAACTGGCGACGCAGCGGCCGGCCATGGGGCTGTTACTGGAGTCGTGCTTCCCTTCGATCGAGGCGGTGGCGCGCCACCACTATCTGGGCTTGCCCGTCCATTGGTTACTGGGGGCGACGTTCAGGTTGGAAGATCGGCTGCCGCATCTCTCCCTGCCCAAGTTATTCGTGCACGGTGATCGTGACGACATCATTCCGATTTCACTGGGGCAGCGGGCCTATGCTGCTGCAAAAGCGCCGAAGGAATTGTATGTGGTGCAGGGCGCCGATCACAACGATGTGCCGTCGGTCGGGGGGCGAGCCTATTTTGCAACACTGTCGGAGTTTATCGCGAGAGTGATCGGCCGATGA
- a CDS encoding VacJ family lipoprotein codes for MVQRRGVGVTGVVRAVSIMVLLLMVGCAGGPTRPTVNIGSEGRLLAGDDRSNDHADTAEQTVAPAALPHVVLIANVPAPVEKKPVDSEPAEDPYYDPFAKDDEPPGGEEYDPWEPLNTKVFEFNRQVDRWVLKPVAQGYNKVVPNPVQIGISNLFYNMRFPSRLINNLAQGKLSGAGTEVGRFLLNSSFGLGGLVDVAKYMDITTPEEDTGQTLGYYGVKPGPYVILPFLPPFTLRDLVGYVGDIALNPINWLVFPIIEVNGIPSLVAHHNRTTSSIAQIGGRVEEILNERSLNLEKFQGVEEATLDLYTAVKNAHLQKRRNQIRE; via the coding sequence ATGGTGCAGCGGAGAGGCGTGGGCGTGACGGGAGTCGTGCGAGCCGTGTCGATAATGGTTCTGTTGTTGATGGTGGGATGTGCCGGTGGGCCGACACGACCGACAGTGAATATCGGTTCGGAAGGACGGCTTTTGGCGGGGGATGATCGGTCGAACGATCACGCCGACACAGCTGAGCAGACGGTAGCTCCTGCGGCGTTGCCCCACGTGGTGCTGATCGCCAATGTGCCCGCTCCGGTGGAAAAGAAGCCCGTAGACTCCGAGCCGGCAGAAGATCCGTATTACGATCCGTTTGCAAAGGACGACGAGCCGCCTGGAGGAGAAGAGTACGATCCCTGGGAGCCACTCAATACCAAGGTCTTTGAGTTCAATCGCCAGGTAGATCGCTGGGTGCTCAAACCGGTCGCGCAGGGATATAACAAGGTGGTGCCGAATCCCGTGCAGATCGGCATCAGCAACCTGTTCTACAACATGCGGTTTCCTTCGCGGCTGATCAACAATCTCGCGCAAGGGAAATTGTCCGGTGCGGGCACCGAGGTCGGCCGGTTTCTCCTGAACAGCAGCTTTGGGCTGGGCGGACTGGTCGATGTGGCGAAGTACATGGACATCACCACGCCGGAAGAAGATACAGGCCAGACGCTGGGGTATTATGGGGTGAAGCCGGGGCCTTATGTGATCTTGCCGTTTTTGCCCCCGTTCACGTTGCGCGATCTGGTCGGCTATGTCGGAGACATTGCGCTCAATCCGATCAACTGGTTGGTCTTTCCCATCATCGAAGTGAACGGCATTCCTTCGTTGGTCGCTCATCACAACCGGACCACGTCGTCGATCGCTCAAATCGGTGGTCGGGTCGAAGAAATCCTGAATGAACGGTCGCTGAACCTGGAGAAATTCCAGGGAGTGGAGGAGGCAACGCTGGATCTCTACACGGCGGTCAAGAACGCGCATCTTCAGAAGCGGCGGAACCAGATCAGGGAATAG
- a CDS encoding glycine C-acetyltransferase: MAYTTLKHAVEQQLAEIRSAGLYKTERQILSPQNTKIRVAQGEVINLCANNYLGLADHPDVKQAAEDGLKTFGYGMASVRFICGTQQLHKRLEQAISAFFGTDDTILYSSCFDANGGLFETLLDERDTIISDALNHASLIDGIRLCKAARMRYAHADMAELEARLAESTASRVRMIVTDGVFSMDGDLAKLERIIDLADRYDAAVVVDDSHATGVLGKGGRGTPDHFGVAERIDLITSTLGKALGGATGGLTTGRKELIELLRQRSRPYLFSNSLPPVIAAATLKALTLVEQGEHLRASLMEQAQWLRKELTALGFTLVPGPHPIIPVMLGDATVAANMADRLLREGIYVVGFSYPVVPKGQARIRLQLSAAHTRAQLERAVAAFATVGRELNVIT, translated from the coding sequence ATGGCCTACACAACACTCAAGCACGCGGTGGAACAGCAACTGGCAGAGATCCGCTCGGCAGGTCTCTATAAGACCGAACGCCAGATCCTCAGCCCGCAGAACACTAAGATTCGCGTGGCACAGGGCGAGGTCATCAATCTCTGCGCGAACAACTATCTCGGCCTGGCCGATCATCCGGATGTAAAACAGGCGGCCGAAGACGGCCTCAAGACATTCGGCTACGGCATGGCCTCGGTGCGATTTATCTGCGGGACACAGCAACTCCACAAACGGCTCGAGCAGGCCATCAGCGCCTTTTTCGGCACCGATGACACGATTCTCTACAGCTCCTGCTTCGATGCCAACGGCGGACTGTTCGAAACCCTGCTCGACGAACGGGATACCATCATCAGCGACGCCCTGAACCATGCCAGCCTGATCGACGGCATTCGTCTCTGTAAGGCCGCCCGCATGCGTTATGCCCATGCCGATATGGCGGAACTCGAAGCGCGATTGGCGGAATCGACCGCGAGCCGCGTGAGGATGATCGTCACGGACGGGGTCTTTTCGATGGACGGCGATTTGGCAAAACTCGAGCGCATCATCGATCTGGCCGACCGCTACGACGCGGCCGTAGTCGTGGACGATAGCCATGCGACCGGGGTGTTGGGAAAAGGCGGGCGCGGGACACCCGATCATTTCGGTGTGGCCGAGCGGATCGACCTCATCACTAGTACCTTGGGCAAGGCGTTGGGCGGTGCAACCGGCGGGCTGACCACCGGCCGTAAGGAGCTCATCGAACTTCTGCGGCAGCGCTCACGGCCATATCTTTTTTCTAACAGCCTGCCGCCGGTCATCGCCGCCGCCACGCTGAAAGCCTTAACCTTGGTCGAGCAGGGCGAGCACCTGCGTGCCAGCCTGATGGAACAGGCCCAGTGGCTCCGGAAGGAGCTGACGGCGCTCGGGTTCACGCTCGTGCCCGGCCCCCATCCGATCATTCCTGTCATGTTGGGCGACGCGACGGTGGCCGCAAATATGGCCGACCGTCTGCTGCGAGAAGGAATCTATGTGGTGGGGTTCAGCTATCCGGTCGTACCAAAAGGACAGGCGCGGATACGCCTGCAGCTGTCCGCAGCCCACACCCGCGCGCAGCTCGAACGGGCGGTGGCCGCATTCGCGACCGTCGGCCGCGAACTCAACGTCATTACATAA
- the tdh gene encoding L-threonine 3-dehydrogenase, with protein sequence MRALVKTAAQPGLTYTERQDPMPGPNDAVIRVKATSLCGTDAHIYNWDAWAHSRIHPPRIIGHEMCGEVVAVGTDVSLVKAGDYVAAESHLTCGACFQCRTGQAHVCKNYRILGVDLDGSFADYIVLPETVLWKTSPDIPPELACLQEPLGNAVDAALVEDLTGHTVLITGCGPTGLFAAAVARTAGAATIIATDISDYRLGLAKQVGVDHVLNAHTDGADAIAAAILEITSGEGVDASLEMSGHPTALHHAFRAVKNGGRVTLFGIPSGPVTCDLANEVIFKGIRVHGITGRRLFSTWYRLAGLFKAGLNIRPVLTHTFPLKDFAQGFELIKSGQCGKVVLFP encoded by the coding sequence ATGCGTGCACTCGTCAAAACGGCTGCCCAACCTGGCCTGACGTACACCGAACGCCAGGACCCAATGCCCGGCCCCAACGACGCCGTGATCCGGGTCAAAGCGACGTCGCTCTGCGGAACTGATGCTCACATCTACAATTGGGACGCCTGGGCCCACAGTCGGATCCATCCTCCACGCATCATCGGTCATGAAATGTGTGGCGAGGTGGTCGCGGTTGGAACGGATGTCAGTCTGGTGAAAGCCGGCGACTATGTCGCAGCCGAATCGCACCTGACCTGTGGCGCCTGCTTTCAATGCCGTACCGGCCAAGCCCATGTGTGTAAGAACTATCGCATCCTCGGCGTTGATCTGGATGGATCGTTTGCCGACTACATCGTCCTGCCGGAGACCGTCCTCTGGAAGACATCGCCGGACATTCCTCCGGAATTGGCCTGCCTGCAGGAACCGTTGGGCAATGCGGTCGATGCGGCACTCGTGGAGGATCTCACCGGCCACACAGTCCTGATCACCGGGTGCGGCCCGACCGGCCTCTTCGCCGCCGCCGTCGCCCGCACGGCCGGAGCCGCGACAATTATCGCCACCGATATCAGTGACTATCGCCTTGGATTGGCGAAGCAGGTAGGAGTCGACCACGTGTTGAACGCACACACCGACGGAGCGGATGCCATTGCTGCGGCGATTCTGGAGATCACCAGCGGCGAAGGGGTCGACGCATCGTTGGAAATGTCGGGGCACCCCACCGCGCTGCACCACGCCTTTCGCGCCGTGAAAAACGGCGGCCGTGTCACCCTGTTCGGTATTCCCAGCGGACCCGTCACCTGCGATCTTGCCAATGAAGTCATTTTTAAAGGTATCCGTGTCCATGGCATTACCGGTCGCCGGCTCTTCAGCACCTGGTATCGCCTGGCCGGCCTCTTCAAAGCCGGCCTCAACATCCGCCCGGTCCTGACCCATACCTTTCCGCTCAAAGACTTTGCCCAAGGATTTGAATTGATCAAGTCCGGCCAATGCGGCAAAGTAGTGCTGTTTCCCTGA
- a CDS encoding energy transducer TonB produces MQYQYYTFCRCVIVGLALSVCVSGPVADAQAGPSANPALVAPKRWAQFDLVSTEPDGSVQAGKDVVLSITLGGVPPGTESVMAMIESNGFQSQTVSLSEEPTASVYQGTVILEPNSTLKSRTTVHPKAVRVRVSFARAKITGLEEFLKRDVYVTLGEPPPGDAEAEIQPGPVADSSEADAAAVQKATEQVLAVNATIAEEDLLPLPPPGESKAYWKQVSDLISRNWSRQIRSIRRAPSSETVRVHFKMYASGVAQVIQLEKSSGARDVNDAGLQTIIHAQPFPPIPPDLGGDVVDVHVRMRTGAKVATQDVQIGVEKKPSKSLPPPSPPSKEGAAASGSTKE; encoded by the coding sequence ATGCAGTACCAGTACTATACGTTCTGCAGGTGTGTCATCGTCGGGTTGGCCTTGAGCGTCTGCGTCAGTGGGCCGGTAGCCGATGCTCAGGCTGGTCCTTCTGCGAATCCCGCCCTGGTGGCGCCTAAACGATGGGCCCAGTTCGATCTGGTCAGTACGGAGCCTGATGGATCAGTCCAAGCTGGAAAAGACGTAGTCCTGAGCATCACGTTGGGTGGTGTACCGCCGGGAACAGAATCCGTCATGGCGATGATCGAGTCCAACGGATTTCAAAGTCAGACGGTCTCCTTGAGTGAAGAGCCGACGGCATCGGTCTATCAGGGGACGGTCATCCTGGAGCCGAATTCGACGCTGAAAAGCCGTACCACGGTGCATCCAAAGGCCGTGCGCGTCCGGGTCTCGTTCGCACGAGCGAAGATCACGGGACTGGAAGAATTCTTAAAACGCGATGTCTACGTCACCCTCGGTGAGCCGCCTCCCGGCGACGCCGAGGCTGAAATTCAGCCGGGACCGGTGGCCGACAGTTCTGAGGCCGACGCCGCGGCCGTGCAAAAGGCGACGGAGCAGGTCCTCGCCGTGAATGCGACCATCGCCGAGGAAGATCTGTTACCCCTGCCCCCGCCAGGCGAATCGAAAGCCTATTGGAAGCAGGTCAGTGATTTGATCAGCCGGAACTGGAGCCGGCAAATCCGATCCATCCGCCGCGCACCCAGCAGCGAAACGGTCCGGGTCCATTTTAAAATGTACGCCAGCGGCGTGGCCCAGGTGATTCAATTGGAAAAGAGTTCGGGTGCACGGGATGTCAATGATGCGGGATTGCAAACCATCATCCATGCCCAGCCGTTTCCGCCGATTCCGCCGGATTTGGGTGGCGATGTCGTCGATGTGCATGTACGAATGAGAACGGGGGCGAAAGTCGCCACACAAGATGTGCAGATTGGTGTGGAGAAAAAGCCGTCCAAGTCTCTTCCGCCCCCATCCCCCCCATCCAAAGAAGGAGCTGCGGCAAGCGGCTCTACAAAGGAGTAA
- a CDS encoding polyisoprenoid-binding protein: MTKSICRVVAMWCLGAGMLLGATVVQAETARYDVDLDHSIVEFKVAHMVVSKTTGHFKDYTGFIEMDPESGTVKALEATIKTASVTTNHEKRDAHLRNPDFFDVEKYPTITYKMKSYKKAGDGYLAVGDLTLHGVTKEITLEGTFNGVTKDPWGNTRAGFTAEGKLNRKDFGMVWNKALDSGGLVVGDDVFIKLDIECIKAKS, from the coding sequence ATGACGAAATCGATCTGTCGTGTGGTCGCCATGTGGTGCCTGGGAGCTGGGATGCTGCTGGGCGCAACGGTTGTACAGGCCGAGACGGCGCGGTACGACGTGGACCTTGATCATTCGATTGTGGAGTTCAAGGTCGCGCACATGGTGGTGTCCAAGACGACCGGGCATTTCAAAGACTACACCGGATTCATCGAAATGGACCCTGAGTCGGGTACGGTGAAGGCGCTTGAAGCAACGATCAAGACGGCTTCGGTGACCACCAATCACGAAAAGCGTGACGCACATCTGCGAAACCCAGACTTTTTCGATGTCGAGAAGTATCCCACCATTACCTATAAGATGAAGAGCTACAAGAAAGCCGGTGACGGCTATCTCGCGGTGGGAGATCTGACCCTGCACGGTGTCACGAAGGAAATCACACTGGAGGGGACATTTAACGGTGTGACCAAGGATCCGTGGGGCAATACCCGCGCCGGATTTACAGCCGAGGGGAAACTGAACCGCAAGGATTTCGGCATGGTCTGGAATAAAGCGCTCGATAGTGGGGGACTGGTGGTCGGCGACGACGTGTTTATCAAGTTGGACATCGAATGTATTAAAGCAAAATCGTAG
- a CDS encoding SUMF1/EgtB/PvdO family nonheme iron enzyme: MVRTRGLAVWVLGAALLGMSGSLYALDVADVVREWTPEGKTLAAERVKLPAHDEMIRIPAGEFLMGSDRKVDKNSYLAEFPQRKVYLDAYDIDKYEVTTVQFLKYVLAHNLAPLIDWQYDGGNFQETMVSHPVMHVSWFDAEAYCKWAGKRLPTEAEWEKAARGEDGRIYPWGNQMAGLTRANFGRTGLSGPVRDRPERLLLYPPIISVDKYDNAVSPYGLFQMAGNVAEWVADWYDPKYYPGAPDKNPKGPETGSQRSFRGGGWIDSTPSVRVAQRNGTDPNTKMNWMGFRCARDANEGAAAPQADAK; the protein is encoded by the coding sequence ATGGTGCGTACACGAGGTCTCGCGGTGTGGGTGTTGGGTGCGGCGCTACTGGGGATGAGCGGATCTCTCTATGCTCTTGATGTCGCCGATGTCGTCAGGGAATGGACGCCGGAGGGGAAAACGCTGGCGGCCGAACGGGTGAAATTGCCGGCGCACGATGAGATGATTCGTATCCCGGCCGGTGAGTTTCTCATGGGCAGCGATCGCAAGGTCGACAAGAACTCCTATCTGGCCGAGTTCCCGCAGCGAAAAGTCTATCTCGATGCCTATGACATCGACAAGTACGAAGTCACCACCGTACAGTTTCTCAAGTATGTGCTCGCTCACAACCTCGCCCCTCTGATCGATTGGCAGTACGACGGCGGGAATTTTCAAGAGACCATGGTCAGCCATCCGGTGATGCACGTGTCCTGGTTCGATGCGGAGGCCTACTGCAAGTGGGCGGGGAAACGCCTACCGACCGAAGCCGAATGGGAGAAGGCTGCCCGGGGCGAAGACGGCCGTATCTATCCCTGGGGCAACCAGATGGCCGGACTGACGCGCGCCAATTTCGGTCGCACCGGTCTCTCGGGGCCCGTGCGAGATCGGCCGGAGCGGCTCTTGCTCTATCCGCCGATCATCTCGGTGGATAAGTATGACAATGCCGTCAGCCCGTATGGGCTGTTTCAGATGGCCGGGAACGTGGCCGAATGGGTCGCGGATTGGTATGACCCGAAATACTATCCCGGGGCGCCAGACAAGAACCCCAAAGGTCCTGAAACCGGCAGCCAGCGGAGTTTTCGCGGGGGCGGGTGGATCGATAGCACGCCCAGTGTCCGTGTCGCACAACGCAACGGGACGGATCCCAACACCAAGATGAACTGGATGGGGTTCCGCTGTGCGCGGGATGCCAACGAGGGTGCGGCGGCGCCGCAGGCTGACGCGAAATAG
- a CDS encoding uroporphyrinogen-III synthase has translation MTESRGYAGLTVAAFESRMAAEMTRLIERHGGRPLVAPSLREIPFEDNSAALRFGEQLMREGFDVLVLMTGAGTTALFEVLERRHSNSDLAAALKNTVLIARGPKSVAALKALGFPPTFTVPEPNTWADVISTLDAHRPVKGLRVAVQEYGLSNPDLLTALTQRGALVTPVPVYRWALPEDLTPLKQVVSQILDGHVQVILVTNAAQIDHVMQVVEQEGNTPQFKTICRHVVVASIGPTASERIRSHGLPVDFEPSHGKMGILVKETSEQVHELRARKAFA, from the coding sequence ATGACGGAATCCCGCGGATACGCTGGTCTCACCGTGGCCGCATTCGAATCACGAATGGCAGCGGAGATGACCCGCCTGATCGAACGCCATGGTGGCCGGCCACTCGTGGCGCCGTCGTTGCGGGAAATCCCGTTCGAAGACAACTCGGCGGCGTTGCGGTTCGGCGAACAACTGATGAGGGAAGGGTTCGACGTGCTGGTGCTGATGACCGGCGCCGGCACGACCGCCCTGTTTGAGGTGCTCGAGCGTCGCCACTCCAACAGCGACCTCGCCGCAGCATTGAAGAACACCGTCCTGATTGCACGTGGCCCCAAATCGGTCGCCGCGCTCAAGGCGCTGGGATTCCCACCTACCTTCACCGTCCCTGAGCCCAATACGTGGGCGGATGTGATCTCCACATTGGACGCCCATCGGCCGGTGAAGGGATTGCGCGTCGCGGTACAGGAATACGGTCTCTCCAACCCTGATCTGCTGACGGCGTTGACGCAGCGCGGAGCCCTTGTGACACCTGTACCGGTCTACCGCTGGGCACTCCCCGAAGATCTCACCCCCCTGAAACAGGTCGTGAGCCAGATATTGGACGGCCACGTTCAGGTCATACTAGTGACCAATGCCGCTCAGATCGACCATGTGATGCAGGTGGTTGAGCAGGAAGGCAACACACCTCAGTTCAAAACGATCTGCCGGCACGTCGTCGTCGCCTCGATCGGTCCCACCGCCAGCGAACGCATTCGCAGCCACGGCTTGCCGGTGGATTTCGAACCCTCACACGGGAAAATGGGAATTCTGGTAAAGGAAACGAGCGAGCAAGTCCACGAGCTGAGGGCGAGGAAAGCGTTCGCATGA
- a CDS encoding SUMF1/EgtB/PvdO family nonheme iron enzyme yields MLVRSVLAVVVALIGFNGTGSHALAAEPAALPKEITGKDGAPLVLIPAGSYPMGVPAGDRDGGRDEYPRHVIEIDPFYIDKYEVTNGRYLEFVKATNHRVPQNPKNPTRNLWEGIGIPASLADRPVINVDWADADAYCTWAGRRLPREAEWEKAAKGNNDWRFPWGNVEPTNGHLNFNQKWIGEKTLMPVGTYEKGKSPYGVYDMAGNVWEWVNDWYDAKYYEKSPAKNPPGPESGTKKVIRGAGWQNETPTVRIFTRVDSDPTMRNESTGFRCAADAH; encoded by the coding sequence ATGTTGGTACGATCCGTCCTCGCAGTCGTGGTGGCGCTCATCGGATTCAACGGCACGGGATCTCATGCACTGGCCGCAGAGCCGGCCGCTCTGCCCAAGGAAATCACAGGGAAAGACGGGGCGCCGCTGGTGCTCATCCCGGCCGGCTCATACCCCATGGGCGTTCCAGCCGGCGACCGTGATGGCGGACGCGACGAATATCCCCGCCACGTGATCGAGATCGATCCCTTCTACATCGACAAGTACGAGGTCACCAACGGACGATATCTGGAATTTGTGAAGGCGACCAATCACCGCGTGCCGCAAAATCCCAAAAATCCCACTCGGAATCTCTGGGAAGGGATCGGCATTCCCGCCTCGCTCGCCGATCGCCCGGTGATCAATGTGGACTGGGCCGATGCCGACGCCTACTGCACATGGGCAGGCCGTCGGTTGCCGCGTGAAGCGGAATGGGAAAAAGCCGCCAAGGGCAACAATGATTGGCGCTTTCCCTGGGGCAATGTCGAACCCACCAACGGCCATTTGAACTTCAATCAAAAGTGGATCGGGGAAAAAACCCTGATGCCGGTGGGCACGTACGAGAAGGGAAAAAGCCCGTACGGCGTCTACGACATGGCGGGCAATGTGTGGGAATGGGTGAACGACTGGTACGACGCGAAGTACTATGAAAAGAGCCCTGCAAAGAATCCTCCCGGACCCGAGAGCGGCACGAAGAAGGTCATCCGCGGGGCCGGCTGGCAAAATGAGACCCCGACGGTTCGCATCTTCACCCGCGTGGACAGCGATCCGACCATGAGAAATGAATCGACGGGATTCCGCTGCGCGGCGGATGCCCACTAG
- a CDS encoding VOC family protein: MTFHRGLRHLALRVTNLARSRVFYERLLGMKVVWEPDPDNVYFSSGADNLALHQIGQAELAQYQPPRGQLLDHFGVILESPAQVDEMFTEVQHEGARYGATIAKPPKQHRDGSYSFYFTDPDGNVIQALYEPTISRLELKL; this comes from the coding sequence GTGACGTTCCATCGAGGTTTACGACATCTGGCCCTCCGTGTCACGAATCTGGCCCGGTCGCGCGTGTTTTACGAGCGACTGCTGGGGATGAAGGTGGTGTGGGAGCCGGATCCAGACAACGTCTATTTCAGTTCGGGAGCGGACAATCTAGCCTTGCATCAGATCGGCCAGGCCGAACTGGCTCAGTATCAGCCGCCACGGGGCCAGTTGCTCGACCACTTCGGCGTGATCCTGGAAAGTCCTGCCCAGGTGGACGAGATGTTTACGGAGGTGCAGCACGAGGGCGCCCGGTATGGCGCCACGATTGCCAAACCGCCGAAACAGCATCGTGACGGCAGTTACTCCTTTTATTTCACCGATCCGGACGGCAACGTGATTCAGGCGTTGTACGAGCCGACCATCAGCCGATTGGAACTGAAGCTGTAA